TATTCATCTGGTTATTTGCAATAATTGCAGCACTCTCTATATTTTTTCCTCTAATGTAGCTGCCGTTTCAGAGGTAATTCTCAGACCATCAGCCGGGACAAACTGGGGGGATAATCCGGTTACATTAGATATTTTCGTAGTCCCTGACACAGATATTGCAGGCATGCAGTTTGACATGAAATTTTATGAGTCATTGCTGCAGGTAACAAATGTGACTGAAGGTGACCTGTTTGAGCAGAGCGGAATGGAAACTTTTTTTTATCCGAGACAGAAGGATACGGGAGTACTCAAAAATGTATACGGATGTATTCTGGGAAAAGGGGAAGTTTCGATTTCCGGTACATTTGCAACAGTTACACTGTCTTTTAAGATTTAGAAAATCCTGTTACGTGTGTAAATTATACAGTTCTCAGGAATGCAGGTTTTGTAACAACAAGCATTGAAGTTCTGGATACGACCTCCTGCCTGGTTTCAAATGAGTCTGAGGGAATGGTGTATAAATACCTGAATATATGGGTAGGGAAGAACGGGTATTCAACTGAAGAAAATATAGGAAATCCGGTGATCAATTTTAGAGTAAGCAAAATCTGGCTGGAAGAAAACTGGATTCAGGTAGCAAACGTTGAACTCAACAGATACCACTTATATGCATGGAATCCTCTGCCCACCGTAAAAACAGGAGAAGATTCCGATTATATATTCTTTGAATCAAAAACTCCGGTATTTTCTCCGTTTGCAATAACAGGCCAGAGTTCCCAATTTGCATCCGGCCCGGAAAATCAGGTTCCTGACTCCAAAGAAATCCTTACATCAGGACCAGCCGGCGAAGAAAACTCTGACGCAGCCTTTTCTTCTGAAAAAAACAGAAATCGTTCAGAGTGAAGAGGATCAGGAAGACCGGAATTATCAGGCATCAGCATCTGGAATCTGGGGTACCGGAATATTATTCCAGGGAGCACTGTTGTTCTTCAAAAGATATCGAGTGTGAAATAACTTATTCTCACCTTTCTGTTATCCTTCTATTTTTTCTTTCTGTTATCCTTCTATTTTTTCTTTCTGTTATCCTTCTATTTTTTATTAGTTACAACCTTCCCGGAAGTAAAATTCCCAAAACACAAAAAACTGAAGTTAACAGGAACATTGCAGAGGTTGCCTGCTTTTCAGTTAACCTGTAGTGGTAAGGCAGAACCCATTTAAGAGTAAGAGCATTGGGGACATCCAGAGTGCCATCTTCCCTTATTTTTCCGAACTTGGCAGACGGGTACTTTTTAACTTTCCAGTAGACGTACATAAGAAAATTGACTGTATGCGGGATGAGCATAATAAAGCCGCTTATAATGAAGCCCTGGATGATAATAATAGTCCCGATTGCAGCTCCGACTGTAAGCGACCCGACATTTCCCCAGAAGATCCTAGCAGGGTACTGTTCGTAGAGATAAAACCCGATAGTAGCTCCTGTTATGGCAACAACGGATATTATATTCTCAACATCGTGTATCAGGACCGATTTTATAATCAACGAGACCAGAATAATTATAGCTAATCCTGAAGCAAGCCCGTTGTATCCGGAATGCATATTAACAAGGTTTGATGCAACCAGCACATATGTCGGGACAATAAATTGTAAATAAAGTATTCCAAGTTCCAGGGCTCCAATGTTTGGAAGGGTCACTGCAGTGTGAGTCGCATACTGAATAAGCGGATAAGAGCAGTAATACATGATCAGCAGCTTGGAAGTCCTTCCAATATTGATCATATCATCAAGGACGCCAAACAGCCCGAAAAGTGCAATGACAATCATTGCGACATAGTTTGTGGGTGTGAACTTGAAAAAGAGGGAGTTCATGGAAAGGGAAAGCATTGCGATCAGCAGAATTAAAGTCCCTCCACGGTCTGCTACCATCGGCAGGCCCTTCTTGTAAACGTCCTTAGTGACAATATTGTTTTCGGTCAGCTTCTTTATAAAGTACGGCATTGAGACTGCAGTTACTATCAACGGAACAAAGAAATTGCTTGTAAGCATAATATTTTGAATAAATGAAGCTGAACTTAATATCATTTTTTACTGCCCTTCACCGTTACTTTTCATGTTTTTTCTGGTAAATACAACATACATTTAATCCGGAACATTTTAAACATAATGATAGATATACTTACCGAAAAAATACAGTAGTTCCGACCATACTTACTTCCGAATGACAAAAACATGTTGATTTTACTTTTTATCCACCCATTTTCATAAAATTTTATATTATTGATTAGAGTTTAAAATTTTTAAGCTATAATTCCCACTAACATTTTTCAAAAAATAATTTGAGGTCTTGATTTACAGGA
The Methanosarcina sp. WWM596 DNA segment above includes these coding regions:
- a CDS encoding cohesin domain-containing protein; translation: MKNYVWKQQENIHLVICNNCSTLYIFSSNVAAVSEVILRPSAGTNWGDNPVTLDIFVVPDTDIAGMQFDMKFYESLLQVTNVTEGDLFEQSGMETFFYPRQKDTGVLKNVYGCILGKGEVSISGTFATVTLSFKI
- a CDS encoding glycosyltransferase 4 family protein, yielding MLTSNFFVPLIVTAVSMPYFIKKLTENNIVTKDVYKKGLPMVADRGGTLILLIAMLSLSMNSLFFKFTPTNYVAMIVIALFGLFGVLDDMINIGRTSKLLIMYYCSYPLIQYATHTAVTLPNIGALELGILYLQFIVPTYVLVASNLVNMHSGYNGLASGLAIIILVSLIIKSVLIHDVENIISVVAITGATIGFYLYEQYPARIFWGNVGSLTVGAAIGTIIIIQGFIISGFIMLIPHTVNFLMYVYWKVKKYPSAKFGKIREDGTLDVPNALTLKWVLPYHYRLTEKQATSAMFLLTSVFCVLGILLPGRL